Proteins encoded within one genomic window of Mycobacteriales bacterium:
- the ilvE gene encoding branched-chain-amino-acid transaminase, with translation MPLTPTRKIWMEGELVDWDDARIHVLNPSLHYGWGVFEGIRAYATDRGPAVFRLTEHIERLFRSAHIYMMEPRWSVADIVAATKETVRVNEIESCYIRPLLYLDYGEMGLNPLPSRTVASIACWPWGAYLGDEAANKGVRAVVSSWQRIGHNTIPPAGKATGQYINSSLAKVAALKAGYDEAIMLTPGGNIAEGSGENIFCVYGRRLITPPLVDGVLAGLTRDAVMTIARDEGYEVVEATLTRADLYLADEAFFTGTAAEMVPLVEVDDRAVGSGKPGPVTRHLLELFQQATVGKLDRYKLWNEFVSE, from the coding sequence ATGCCGCTCACGCCTACCCGGAAGATCTGGATGGAAGGCGAGCTGGTCGACTGGGACGACGCACGTATTCACGTGCTCAACCCGTCGCTGCACTACGGCTGGGGCGTCTTCGAGGGCATTCGCGCCTACGCCACCGACCGCGGCCCCGCGGTCTTCCGGCTGACCGAGCACATCGAGCGGCTGTTCCGCTCGGCGCACATCTACATGATGGAGCCCCGCTGGTCGGTCGCCGACATCGTCGCGGCCACCAAAGAGACGGTGCGGGTCAACGAGATCGAGTCGTGCTACATCCGGCCGCTGCTCTACCTCGACTACGGCGAGATGGGGCTCAATCCGCTGCCCAGCCGCACGGTCGCCTCGATCGCCTGCTGGCCGTGGGGCGCCTACCTCGGCGACGAGGCGGCCAACAAGGGCGTGCGCGCGGTCGTGAGCAGCTGGCAGCGCATCGGCCACAACACGATCCCGCCCGCGGGCAAGGCGACCGGGCAGTACATCAACTCGTCCCTCGCCAAGGTCGCCGCGCTCAAGGCCGGCTACGACGAGGCGATCATGCTGACCCCCGGCGGCAACATCGCGGAGGGCTCCGGCGAGAACATCTTCTGCGTCTACGGGCGCCGGCTCATCACCCCGCCGCTCGTCGACGGCGTGCTCGCCGGGCTGACCCGCGACGCGGTGATGACGATTGCCCGTGACGAGGGCTACGAGGTCGTCGAGGCGACGCTCACCCGGGCCGACCTCTACCTCGCCGACGAGGCGTTCTTCACCGGCACCGCCGCCGAGATGGTGCCGCTCGTCGAGGTCGACGACCGCGCGGTCGGCTCCGGCAAGCCCGGCCCGGTCACCCGGCACCTGCTCGAGCTCTTCCAGCAGGCCACCGTCGGCAAGCTGGACCGCTACAAGCTGTGGAACGAATTCGTCTCGGAGTAG
- a CDS encoding CBS domain-containing protein, producing MQVRDGMSTDVVSIGPAHTLREAAKIMSDRRVGSAVVLDGDTDHPGILTERDILASLAAGQDPDAEKVGDHLTEDIVVGAPDWSVHQAAETLVRRSWRHLVVCEGDDVVGILSVRDVVQLWVEDRLSGGVAASSA from the coding sequence ATGCAGGTGCGCGACGGCATGAGCACGGACGTGGTCTCGATCGGTCCCGCGCACACGCTGCGCGAGGCCGCCAAGATCATGTCGGACCGGCGGGTGGGTTCGGCGGTCGTCCTCGACGGTGACACCGACCATCCGGGGATCCTCACCGAGCGCGACATCCTCGCGAGCCTCGCAGCCGGCCAGGACCCCGACGCCGAGAAGGTCGGCGACCATCTCACCGAGGACATCGTCGTCGGCGCGCCCGACTGGAGCGTGCACCAGGCGGCGGAGACGCTGGTACGCCGCAGCTGGCGGCACCTCGTCGTGTGCGAGGGCGACGACGTGGTCGGGATCCTGTCGGTGCGTGACGTCGTCCAGCTCTGGGTCGAGGATCGTTTATCGGGCGGTGTCGCGGCGTCATCCGCGTAG
- the cimA gene encoding citramalate synthase, translating into MRPADDFHVYDTTLRDGAQREGLSLTVQDKLAIARHLDELGVGFIEGGWPGSNPKDAEFFRRARTELQLTTATLAAFGATRKAGAVAADDQQVAALRESGAPVVTIVAKSHDRHVERALRTTLDENVAMIRDTVAHLRAEGQRVFLDAEHFFDGYRANPHYALAVVEAAAEAGADVVALCDTNGGMLPHQLADIVHEVVARGLRVGIHAHDDASCAVANSLAAVQAGASHVQGTANGYGERCGNANLFSVVAGLELKLGRPVLPEGRLRELVRVSHVIAEVANIAPDPHQPYVGQSAFAHKAGLHASAVKVDPDLYQHVDPSTVGNDMRMLVSELAGRASVEMRGKALGLDPDRETVGRVIQRVKDLESIGFTFEAADASFELLLREEIDGSRRRYFELESWRVIVERRDGHVVSEATVKLHAKGERIVATGEGNGPVNALDRALRSALEQLYPGLASLELVDYKVRILEGAHGTGAVTRVLVETGDGRAEWDTVGVHENVIEASWQALEDAYTYGLLQQEDGQQPAAAS; encoded by the coding sequence GTGCGACCCGCCGACGACTTTCACGTTTACGACACCACGCTGCGCGACGGCGCCCAGCGTGAGGGGCTCTCCCTCACGGTCCAGGACAAGCTCGCGATCGCACGGCACCTGGACGAGCTCGGTGTGGGCTTCATCGAGGGCGGCTGGCCGGGCTCCAACCCGAAGGACGCGGAGTTCTTCCGCCGGGCCCGGACCGAGCTGCAGCTGACGACGGCGACGCTCGCGGCGTTCGGCGCGACCCGCAAGGCCGGAGCGGTCGCTGCCGACGACCAGCAGGTCGCCGCGCTGCGCGAGTCGGGTGCCCCCGTGGTGACGATCGTGGCCAAGTCGCACGACCGGCACGTCGAGCGCGCGCTGCGCACCACGCTCGACGAGAACGTCGCGATGATCCGCGACACCGTCGCCCACCTGCGGGCCGAGGGCCAGCGGGTGTTCCTCGACGCCGAGCACTTCTTCGACGGCTACCGCGCCAACCCGCACTACGCGCTCGCGGTCGTCGAGGCCGCGGCCGAGGCCGGGGCCGACGTGGTCGCGCTGTGCGACACCAACGGCGGGATGCTCCCGCACCAGCTGGCCGACATCGTCCACGAGGTCGTGGCCCGCGGCCTCCGCGTGGGCATCCACGCGCACGACGATGCCTCCTGCGCGGTCGCCAACAGCCTGGCGGCGGTGCAGGCCGGGGCCAGCCACGTGCAGGGGACGGCCAACGGCTACGGCGAGCGGTGCGGCAACGCCAACCTGTTCAGCGTGGTCGCCGGGCTCGAGCTCAAGCTCGGCCGGCCGGTCCTGCCCGAGGGCCGGCTGCGCGAGCTCGTGCGCGTCAGCCACGTCATCGCCGAGGTCGCCAACATCGCACCCGACCCGCACCAGCCCTACGTGGGGCAGAGCGCGTTCGCGCACAAGGCGGGGCTGCACGCATCGGCGGTCAAGGTCGACCCGGACCTCTACCAGCACGTCGACCCGTCGACGGTCGGCAACGACATGCGGATGCTCGTTTCCGAGCTCGCCGGTCGGGCGAGTGTCGAGATGCGCGGCAAGGCGCTCGGCCTCGACCCCGACCGCGAGACGGTGGGCCGGGTGATCCAGCGGGTCAAGGATCTGGAGTCGATCGGCTTCACGTTCGAGGCCGCCGACGCGTCGTTCGAGCTGCTGCTGCGCGAGGAGATCGACGGGTCGCGCCGCCGCTACTTCGAGCTGGAGTCGTGGCGGGTCATCGTCGAGCGGCGCGACGGCCACGTCGTCAGCGAGGCGACGGTGAAGCTGCACGCCAAGGGTGAGCGCATCGTGGCGACGGGAGAGGGCAACGGTCCGGTCAACGCGCTCGACCGGGCGCTGCGCTCGGCGCTCGAGCAGCTCTACCCCGGGCTCGCGTCACTCGAGCTGGTCGACTACAAGGTGCGCATCCTCGAGGGCGCGCACGGCACCGGCGCGGTGACCCGCGTGCTGGTCGAGACCGGCGACGGGCGCGCCGAGTGGGACACTGTCGGGGTGCACGAGAACGTCATCGAGGCCTCGTGGCAGGCGCTCGAGGACGCCTACACCTACGGCCTGCTGCAGCAGGAGGACGGGCAGCAGCCCGCGGCCGCGTCATGA
- a CDS encoding fumarylacetoacetate hydrolase family protein → MRIARFSPPGSAEQTPAFGIVEGSPGEETVAEIDGHPFAAFTFTGERHALADVRLLAPVLPSKVVAIGKNYAAHAAEMGSDLPPNPTIFLKPSTAVIGPGDPIAYPPSSTRVDYEGELAIVVGRLCRDVPEGRAADVILGYTCANDVTARDQQAADGQWSRAKGYDTFCPLGPWIETDLDPSDVELVTRLQGEVKQQSRTSLLVHPVPKLVAYITAVMTLLPGDVILTGTPAGIGPMEVGDEVSVTVEGIGTLANRVVARA, encoded by the coding sequence GTGCGCATCGCGAGGTTCAGCCCACCCGGAAGCGCTGAGCAGACGCCGGCTTTCGGGATCGTCGAGGGAAGCCCGGGGGAGGAGACCGTCGCCGAGATCGACGGCCATCCGTTCGCGGCGTTCACCTTCACGGGCGAGCGGCACGCTCTCGCCGACGTACGGCTGCTGGCGCCGGTGCTGCCGAGCAAGGTCGTCGCGATCGGCAAGAACTACGCGGCGCACGCGGCCGAGATGGGCTCCGACCTGCCCCCCAACCCCACCATCTTCCTGAAGCCGTCGACCGCGGTGATCGGTCCCGGCGACCCGATCGCCTACCCCCCGTCGTCGACCCGGGTCGACTACGAGGGTGAGCTCGCGATCGTCGTCGGCCGGCTCTGCCGCGACGTGCCGGAGGGGCGGGCGGCCGACGTGATCCTCGGCTACACCTGCGCCAACGACGTGACCGCGCGCGACCAGCAGGCCGCCGACGGGCAGTGGTCGCGGGCCAAGGGCTACGACACGTTCTGCCCGCTGGGACCGTGGATCGAGACCGACCTCGACCCCTCCGACGTCGAGCTCGTCACGCGGCTGCAGGGCGAGGTGAAGCAGCAGTCCCGCACCTCGCTGCTCGTGCACCCGGTGCCGAAGCTCGTCGCCTACATCACCGCCGTGATGACGCTGCTGCCGGGCGACGTGATCCTCACCGGCACGCCGGCCGGCATCGGGCCGATGGAGGTGGGCGACGAGGTCTCGGTCACGGTCGAGGGCATCGGCACGCTGGCCAACCGCGTGGTGGCCCGTGCCTGA
- the gltX gene encoding glutamate--tRNA ligase translates to MPETVRVRVAPSPTGDPHVGTAYMSLFNLAFSRQQGGVFVLRIEDTDRARYVADSERQIFETLHWLGLDWDEGPDIGGPYAPYRQSERLQTYAGPARQLLDDCRAYHCWCTPERLAQMRKEQQQAKRPTGYDRLCYGKSREERAALPGFSAAPVLRMLVPDDPPLSFPDLIRGEVHAPHPDDQVIVKADGFPTYHLANVVDDHEMGITHVVRGEEWISSTPKHLLLYDWLGWQRPLFAHMPLLRNTDKSKISKRTNPAARLTWFRERGYLPEALRNFLALMGYALPDGREIFTFDEMVDTFDWSRVNPVGPVFDLDKLQWLNGHYIRDLPVEDLATRMVPYLQAAGLVGEPIADAELQLLYAATPLVQERIGVLSEAPDMLGFLFTEGVEIDPQAAEKARTDAPVLPAAIEALEPLPAWATADIQAALRAALVDRLGLKPRQAFGPVRVAVTGRSVSPPLFESMELLGRERSLARLRAAL, encoded by the coding sequence GTGCCTGAAACCGTGCGGGTGCGCGTCGCACCGTCGCCCACGGGTGACCCGCACGTCGGCACGGCGTACATGTCGCTGTTCAACCTGGCCTTCTCCCGCCAGCAGGGCGGGGTGTTCGTGCTGCGCATCGAGGACACCGACCGGGCGCGGTACGTCGCCGACAGCGAGCGGCAGATCTTCGAGACCTTGCACTGGCTGGGACTGGACTGGGACGAGGGCCCCGACATCGGCGGCCCTTACGCGCCGTACCGTCAGTCGGAGCGGTTGCAGACCTACGCCGGCCCGGCCCGGCAGCTGCTCGACGACTGCCGTGCCTACCACTGCTGGTGCACGCCCGAGCGGCTCGCGCAGATGCGCAAGGAGCAGCAGCAGGCGAAGCGACCGACCGGCTACGACCGGCTGTGCTACGGCAAGAGCCGCGAGGAGCGGGCCGCGCTGCCGGGCTTCTCCGCCGCGCCGGTGCTGCGGATGCTGGTCCCCGACGACCCGCCGCTGTCGTTCCCCGACCTGATCCGTGGCGAGGTGCACGCCCCGCACCCCGACGACCAGGTGATCGTCAAGGCCGACGGCTTCCCCACCTACCACCTCGCCAACGTCGTCGACGACCACGAGATGGGCATCACGCACGTCGTGCGCGGCGAGGAGTGGATCTCCTCGACGCCCAAGCACCTCCTGCTCTACGACTGGCTCGGCTGGCAGCGGCCGCTCTTCGCGCACATGCCGTTGCTGCGCAACACGGACAAGTCGAAGATCAGCAAGAGGACCAACCCGGCCGCGCGGCTCACGTGGTTCCGCGAGCGGGGCTACCTTCCCGAGGCGCTGCGCAACTTCCTCGCCCTCATGGGTTACGCCCTGCCGGACGGCCGCGAGATCTTTACCTTCGACGAGATGGTCGACACCTTCGACTGGTCGCGGGTCAATCCGGTCGGGCCGGTGTTCGACCTCGACAAGCTGCAGTGGCTCAACGGCCACTACATCCGCGACCTGCCCGTCGAGGACCTGGCGACGCGGATGGTGCCCTACCTGCAGGCGGCCGGGCTCGTCGGCGAGCCGATCGCCGACGCCGAGCTGCAGCTGCTGTACGCCGCAACCCCGCTCGTGCAGGAGCGCATCGGCGTCCTGTCGGAGGCGCCCGACATGCTCGGATTCCTGTTCACCGAGGGCGTCGAGATCGACCCGCAGGCCGCGGAGAAGGCGCGCACCGACGCGCCCGTGCTGCCGGCCGCCATCGAGGCGCTGGAGCCGTTGCCGGCGTGGGCAACGGCCGATATCCAGGCCGCCTTGCGCGCCGCCCTCGTCGACAGGCTCGGGCTCAAGCCGCGGCAGGCTTTCGGGCCGGTGCGGGTCGCGGTCACCGGCCGCAGCGTGTCGCCGCCGCTGTTCGAGTCGATGGAGCTGCTCGGGCGCGAGCGGTCGCTCGCTCGCCTGCGTGCGGCGCTCTGA
- a CDS encoding SpoIIE family protein phosphatase, translated as MRPDELLLGDEPEAVRAAREFVAEALAGSDPDLIVDAQLLATELVTNASLHGEPPILVRAVRLDDRVRLEVEDTGRELPLRARDSVDAMTGRGLTLVSAMASSWGVDPGTRGGKVVWAELGPGRPLGVMPPDIDIAAFLAAWPNDLEHEARFRVRIGAVPTELLLAAKAHIDNVVRELTLVRAEEASKGRAVPAPLAALIDTVTEDFAEARAEIKRQALAAAERGDLFTDLVLELPLSAADAGERYLLALDDADRHARAARLLTLAPPQSHRAFRQWYVRAIVDQLRAASRGELADSPPPYAQVLANHVDQLAALEESHERLQLLQRVMSRLTDATSVEEIASIVVRNAGAYTGVESARVFVLTAGRTLRSIAWHGRGQDDDPFDEFSLDADLPGAVVARTGEPLFLRSLAHIYGRFPEMEGYYPGERSLHVVPLTVGTRRLGLLAMTFLSGAVDDEAQMSFVGAIASTLASAIDRAQATARAEAERARELHLLTAQLDVLTGIVASVPIHQALESLIRAVEAVSVDGMLGSVLLLDRDGVHLRHGAAPSLPDAYNDAIDGLAIGPATGSCGTAAYRREQVIVQDVLTDPLWADFRDVAALAGVRACWSTPILGRDGTVLGTFAMYYPQPRVPSAADLALIDVLVRTVAIALERNRSDEDREAALAAESAAALTLQHSLLPAVPPRLGPVMLEARYRTGDPGVEVGGDWFDAIAVDDATVLVVGDVQGHDLQAASLMGQLRTVARAGAGEGQSPGEILAGMNHYLRRVDTELIATAVVVRLDRDGTTATVATAGHLAPLLLAPSADGWVVGDVDVAVGPPLAIDYRWGETTTVMPRGSVLLLYTDGLVETRSWPLDHGLGLLRRAMAALPPDADLTAVLDAALELVPTGSRGDDVAVLAASVTADAPARRPPVSG; from the coding sequence TTGCGCCCGGACGAACTGCTGCTCGGTGACGAGCCGGAGGCAGTCCGTGCCGCGCGGGAGTTCGTCGCCGAAGCGCTCGCGGGCAGCGATCCGGACCTCATCGTCGATGCCCAGCTGCTCGCCACCGAGCTGGTGACCAACGCGTCCCTGCACGGCGAGCCGCCGATCCTCGTGCGTGCCGTCCGCCTCGACGACCGGGTGCGCCTGGAGGTGGAGGACACCGGTCGCGAGCTGCCGTTGCGGGCCCGCGACAGCGTGGATGCGATGACCGGTCGCGGCCTCACGCTGGTCAGCGCCATGGCGAGCTCCTGGGGTGTGGATCCGGGGACCCGTGGCGGCAAGGTCGTCTGGGCCGAGCTCGGACCCGGGCGCCCGCTCGGGGTCATGCCGCCAGACATCGACATCGCGGCGTTCCTCGCGGCCTGGCCCAACGACCTCGAGCACGAAGCCCGCTTCCGGGTGCGCATCGGCGCCGTTCCCACCGAGCTGCTCCTGGCCGCCAAGGCCCACATCGACAACGTCGTTCGTGAGCTGACGCTCGTGCGCGCGGAGGAGGCTTCGAAGGGACGCGCGGTGCCCGCGCCACTGGCCGCGCTCATCGACACGGTCACCGAGGACTTCGCCGAGGCTCGTGCAGAGATCAAGCGGCAGGCGCTCGCCGCGGCCGAGCGCGGTGACCTGTTCACCGACCTGGTGCTGGAGCTGCCCCTGTCGGCGGCCGACGCGGGGGAGCGTTACCTGCTGGCGCTCGACGACGCCGACCGGCACGCACGGGCCGCCCGGCTGCTGACCCTCGCGCCGCCGCAGTCGCACCGCGCCTTCCGGCAGTGGTACGTCCGGGCGATCGTCGACCAGCTCCGCGCGGCGAGCCGGGGAGAGCTGGCCGACAGCCCGCCGCCCTACGCTCAGGTCCTCGCCAACCACGTCGACCAGCTGGCCGCGCTGGAGGAGAGCCACGAGCGGCTCCAGCTGCTGCAACGGGTCATGTCGCGCCTGACCGACGCCACTTCGGTCGAGGAGATCGCGTCGATCGTCGTGCGCAATGCCGGTGCCTACACCGGGGTCGAGAGCGCGCGGGTCTTCGTGCTCACCGCCGGCCGGACTCTGCGGTCCATCGCCTGGCACGGCCGCGGGCAGGACGACGACCCGTTCGACGAGTTCTCGCTCGACGCCGACCTGCCCGGAGCGGTGGTCGCGCGCACCGGGGAGCCGCTGTTCCTGCGGTCACTGGCGCATATCTACGGCCGCTTCCCGGAGATGGAGGGCTACTACCCCGGCGAACGCAGCCTGCACGTCGTGCCGCTGACCGTTGGCACCCGGCGACTCGGCCTGCTCGCGATGACCTTCCTGAGCGGTGCGGTCGACGACGAGGCCCAGATGTCGTTCGTGGGTGCCATTGCCAGCACTCTGGCCTCCGCAATCGACCGGGCACAGGCCACGGCGCGGGCCGAGGCCGAACGCGCCCGCGAGCTCCACCTGCTCACCGCGCAGCTCGACGTGCTCACCGGCATCGTGGCCAGCGTGCCGATCCACCAGGCGCTGGAGTCACTCATCCGCGCGGTCGAGGCGGTGTCCGTCGACGGGATGCTCGGCTCCGTGCTGCTGCTCGACCGCGACGGCGTACACCTCCGGCACGGTGCCGCGCCGAGCCTGCCCGACGCCTACAACGACGCGATCGACGGTCTGGCGATCGGACCGGCGACGGGTTCCTGCGGCACGGCGGCCTACCGCCGCGAGCAGGTCATCGTCCAGGACGTGCTCACCGACCCCCTGTGGGCCGACTTTCGCGACGTGGCGGCGCTCGCCGGCGTGCGTGCCTGCTGGTCCACGCCGATCCTCGGCCGCGACGGCACCGTCCTCGGCACGTTCGCGATGTACTACCCGCAGCCGCGGGTGCCCAGCGCGGCCGACCTCGCCCTCATCGACGTGCTCGTCCGCACGGTCGCAATCGCTCTCGAACGCAACCGCAGCGACGAGGACCGTGAAGCCGCGCTGGCCGCGGAGAGCGCAGCCGCCCTGACCCTGCAGCACAGCCTGCTCCCCGCCGTTCCGCCCCGGCTCGGCCCCGTCATGCTGGAGGCGCGCTACCGCACCGGTGACCCGGGCGTCGAAGTCGGTGGCGACTGGTTCGACGCGATCGCGGTCGACGACGCCACCGTGCTCGTCGTCGGCGACGTGCAGGGCCACGACCTGCAGGCGGCTTCGTTGATGGGCCAGCTGCGCACGGTGGCTCGCGCCGGCGCCGGTGAGGGTCAGTCGCCCGGCGAGATCTTGGCCGGCATGAACCACTACCTGCGGCGGGTCGACACCGAGCTCATCGCCACCGCCGTCGTGGTGCGGCTCGACCGGGACGGTACGACGGCGACGGTGGCCACCGCCGGCCACCTGGCACCGTTGCTGCTCGCGCCGTCCGCCGACGGGTGGGTCGTCGGTGACGTCGACGTCGCGGTCGGCCCGCCGCTCGCGATCGACTACCGGTGGGGCGAGACCACGACCGTGATGCCCCGCGGTTCGGTGCTGCTTCTCTACACCGACGGCCTGGTCGAGACCCGGTCGTGGCCGCTCGACCACGGGTTGGGGTTGCTGCGCCGGGCCATGGCGGCCCTGCCTCCCGATGCCGACCTGACCGCCGTCCTCGACGCCGCGCTCGAGCTCGTGCCGACCGGGTCGCGTGGTGACGACGTCGCCGTGCTGGCCGCCTCGGTGACGGCCGACGCGCCGGCACGTCGGCCGCCGGTCAGCGGCTGA
- a CDS encoding alpha/beta fold hydrolase: protein MRALALVLPGGAENSLLTARPWSPAAVRMRPFVDRLRREGAAGGLAVGLVGYRYVGWNAPHEHPVADARWALDEARRLVGRAMPTVLVGHSMGGRTVMRVADDPDVRGVVALAPWLPRDEPVGALAGRDVLILHGDRDRTTSPRLSYRFAVQAQQVAARVCCIELHGTGHAMLRRARDWHRLAAGFALATVGAAPLPAGLAEACAAGTVPVSR, encoded by the coding sequence GTGCGGGCCCTGGCGCTCGTGCTGCCCGGCGGCGCCGAGAACAGCCTGCTGACCGCCCGTCCCTGGAGCCCGGCCGCCGTGCGCATGCGGCCCTTCGTCGACCGGCTGCGGCGCGAGGGCGCGGCCGGCGGCCTGGCCGTGGGGCTCGTCGGCTACCGCTACGTCGGCTGGAACGCGCCCCACGAGCACCCGGTCGCCGACGCCCGGTGGGCGCTCGACGAGGCGAGGCGGCTGGTCGGACGCGCGATGCCCACGGTGCTCGTCGGGCACTCGATGGGCGGGCGCACCGTGATGCGGGTGGCCGACGACCCCGACGTACGCGGTGTCGTCGCGCTGGCACCGTGGCTGCCCCGGGACGAACCGGTCGGGGCGCTCGCCGGCCGCGACGTGCTGATCCTGCACGGCGACCGCGACCGTACGACGAGCCCGCGGCTGTCCTACCGGTTCGCGGTGCAGGCGCAGCAGGTGGCCGCCCGTGTCTGCTGCATCGAGCTGCACGGCACCGGCCACGCGATGCTGCGCCGGGCGCGCGACTGGCACCGGCTGGCAGCCGGCTTCGCCCTCGCCACCGTCGGCGCAGCGCCACTGCCGGCCGGGCTCGCCGAAGCCTGCGCCGCCGGCACGGTGCCGGTCAGCCGCTGA